Within Ipomoea triloba cultivar NCNSP0323 chromosome 9, ASM357664v1, the genomic segment TTAGAAGCAAACCCCATGGAAGTAGCTTGTCCAATCGCCTCACTCTCCTCCAATGGAACAAGGACAGTATGTTTCCCCCACTCCACGGGCTTTGATCTGATCTCCAATATCCATATATCTATCTTACTTTCTGCAGAGACGTTGTCTTCACTTGCggtaataataatgttaatgtaTGCTAAGCGACCATTCAACTTTATACATGGCATCCACCCCGCTCTTGATCCCATTGCGGGAACTCATATTCAGATGGAAACGGTATGAGCATGATAACCCTCTCTCTCGCAACATCCATCGCAGATGTGAAATATCTAGTGCCTAAGAGTGCAGATGATGGAAATTGATTTGGGTGGGCATGTGTCACATGGTGATTATTGGATGGTGTACTTGGAATACATTGCACCCAAGAAATCATTATTTTTCCAATTCCATTCTGCAACGTGATTTTTATGAACGggaaatatatgtttatattcaCCCAAGAAAACATTATTAAGATCGCCTAGGAGTCTAGGACCCCTGAGGGAGGACATAGCGAATATATAGCACGGAGCAGGGGACTTCTCGGCACTCAGGTGACGTGtcgctttttttgttttttcttattTAGGCAACTTTGTACTAAATAAACAAATCTTGaaaaatactactccgtattaaaaaaaaaaaggagaaaaaaaaaaatactactccgTAAGCATTATATTAATGGGTCGAATGGTTCAGGGAGTTGTTCAAAACCATTCTCAAACATGGCATCAGACTTGTCGTCAATGCTGTGCAACCAGCTAGTGTTCTTTGCATCCTCTTTCAGTAGAAGCATGTCATAACGAGAGCTCTCATAGATGTCAACATCTGTAACTCTTGCTGAAGGTCGTTGATATCTGTCCTCTTCGCTTGCAGACCTGCTGAAATAATTTCCTTTTTCTAAGATACACCCGCTGTTGCTATAATTCATACTTCCACTCAGAGATGCCGGGGAGCTTGAGCCATAGCCATGGTTCTGCTGGCTTTTAGCACCATTAGATCGAATGCTATGGGGGAAGAGTGTTGAGCCTGAGACTGGGCGTACACCATTTGCCCCATTTCTTATATCCTGCAAAACAAATAATATCCAGTGGTTAATTATATTTGGTAAAAAGAAGGTTCTCTTCATCCAatcatataaataattaaacatctttttttttggtaacaGAAAATATAGTTATTGGAATGAAATATCTTTGGTGATGGCAAAATCATTAAGTAATGCAAAGATGAATTTAGAGATTCTGAATACATGAGTAGAAATTCTACCATATCTAATTGAATCTAATTATGAAAGGTAGGTATATAACAGGAGGACACAAATACCAGATGCAAGACTAGTGAATATAACCATAATTGCAAAAAACAAAGATTGTGCTTACCATATGCCTAATGGCCATGTCAAGAGATTTCTTTGAGATGGTCCCCCCAAATCCTGCACTATCTGTATGTGTCCTTACGGGTTTCCTCAGAGGCAACTGTGAGGTACGCGAAGCTCTGCCAGAGTCAGATGCATCTGTAACATGCCCATTTGCAAGCACTTGCCCTCTTCCAGAAGGTTCTGTGAGTCTTCCCCTGCTTACGATAGGTGATGAATGCCTCCTTTGCAAATTTCCACCATTTGGAGTTTCCATACCCCCCTTGACAGAGGCTGGGGCACCAGGTCTGGACCTACCAGCTGACAGTGGCCTGTCTGGCAGTGAAGTTCGCAAATTTGAAGGCGTTTCAAGTGAAAAGTCGGGGGGAACTATTGGTTGAGGTGTTCGTCGAACTGGTGGACCAGGGGAGCTTGGGCGAGATACTGGACCTGCAGTTCGCCCAGGGGAGCTTGGGCGAGATACTGAGGCAACAGCTCGTCCAGGGGAGCTTGGGCGAGAAGCCACAGTTCGCCCATTGCTGACAGAGCGCACTGAGGATGCTGGAGAAATTGAAGGCATGGAATTTCTACGAGTAGGTGTTGATGGTCTTGATATAGACCGAGGAGCCGGGGAACTCAATGGTGCAGAAATCTGAGGCCTAGAGCTTGGAGTGGAAGGTCTTGAGTTTTGGGATGGTCTAGAAGCTGTGCTAATGGATGGTTGTGTTCTTGAAGGAGTTGAAGGTCTTGACAGTGTTGGGTGGGAAGTGGGGGTGGAAGGTCTTGCAGAAGATGAAGAGCGAGTAGAGGATCTTGCAGAAGATGAAGAGTGATTCGTGGGAGTAGAGGATCTTGCAGAAGATGAAGAGTGATTCGTGGGAGTAGAGGGTCTGATATAGGATGAAACTGAAGAAGAACTTGTGTTTAGAATATTACTTGATTTATTTGAGTAAGTGTTGTACTGGGAACTAGAGATAGACTGACGGGTTACAGAGTTGCTGCGAGTTGGTCTTACTGGATGGCTGTTCTCAGACTGAGACACAGAAAGCTGAAATGAAACAATTTGTAGAAATGATGCgttaataaatttgtttatgAGGCAAACAATCAATGCTCCATTTTCAGTAAACTTACCCTTGAGGCCTTAGCTGCAGAGACTGATCTGCCCAAAGGGCGTCCTCTTGGAGTCGGGGCAACTTGTGCTGGTTGAGATTCATTTCCATTGGATGAAGGAACAAGTGGAGTGCCTGGAGGAGTTAGAAGCCTATTGACATGAAAATGTAAGTGTTATAGATACAACTAACATTACAAAAAAAAGGTGAGTattgaagaatataattatttttctcaTACAAGACTACAAGAGATTCAAGAAAAGTGTAACACATGTCAATGAAAATGAACAGCACAGACAACCAGAAAAAGAGACtcctattattattaggttGGAAACTGCCAGTGGTGTTAGCCATTATCCTATGGCGTGCAAAGGTTTCAAACATTTGAGCAATTTATAACTCAGTTTTCTTTATACTAAGaatggaattaatttttttttttaagttactTCAATCATGATCCAGTGAACTAACCACAACTCTACAGCATGCTACCACAGCATTTAAGGTCCTTCAGCCAATGCTGCAAAGATGGAGTTAAAGAAGGGGATCTTGAACATTTACCAATCATAATCATGTTTTCCTTCATCAGAAGATGAGAACAGATCCTCCAATCCATTCTTCCCCACCATTGCAGATCCAAGTGAAAGCCTCCCCAGTTTAACCGAAACTGTTCTTGTAAAGCAATCAAAAgacatccaaaaaaaaagatCATTACTGTTTGCTCACGAAATTCAGCAGTCAAAAGTCTTGAGATTGAACTGCTCTGAACTAATTtagcaaataaaattatttagtCTTAGCCCTTAGGCACTGTTTTTAGCTTATTGTATTTGAAACAGTTTATTTAATCTGATTTCATAGACTAGATAATACACTTTTACAAGTTTGTCAAAGGTTAGTTTAAAAGCAGGTTTTAATACACTTCTAAGCATAAATAAGCTAATCATCCACACACTCTTTACAGTGAAGCTTCTGTGCACATGAACTCCATTAAGCATCTGGTTCAAACATTATGATTGgcatttattttacaaaatatttaattcacATAACTGATGAACATTTAGTTCAATGATGAAACATTTGTGTGGACGCATAATAATTGCAACACGAGCCAGAGCCATGGTATCCAATCCACAAGTAACTTGACAGTTGGGAGTTCAAATGTTCAAACATCATAAATCATATATATCGTAATAAATACCGCAAGTTTTACCAACCACAACCATTATGCAGCGCGGCGGTTAAgtatctatacatacatacatacatacatacatacatacatacatatccaAACACACATAAGAGCGGAGGAAGGTACCGTCTGACTCGTCGGAGGAGGCGGCGGAGATGCTGCGGCGGCCTTTGGAGAATAGATCCAACGGATCATCGAATGATTCCTTGTTGGAGGCTCCATTGAGACTAAAGCCACGGCGGTGCTGCGACGGCAACGGAAAGTTCTTCCCGCCGCCAATCGTTGAGTTCCGGAAGCTCCGATTCATCTCTATTTATGCATCAGTATAGTTAGTCCAACATTACGACTGCGAAGAATTTCAGAGATGAACTCTTTCCTTGGACTATGCGTACTGACCGGAGTGTGCGGTAGATTGGATCTGCGAGCAGCTTGCAGGGGAGAGAGAAAGATGGTAGAAGCAGAATTTCCCGAGTTAAAGGAGGCAAAAGcatgttaggaataaaaataaaaaacagacaGACAGGTAAGGGAAGCCAGACCAGTCGGTGTATGCTTAATTTGACTGTTTCCCTTCTcggtttattttgtttattttttctttttccaattttttactgagtatttttttaaaaaatatttttaaataaataagtatatattCAGGTGCGTCGcatcactatgtatacaaatatacactattcaatgttagaaaatgcacaaacacaaatatgcatcattagataCGCATCactaaaaaacacaccactaagtGTGCAttcggaaatgcacaattatgGGCAAGGAAGTTATGGACTTATGgagcattattttgggtgtgttgtgtatttttttgatatttttgtgtattttcattgttgttcatttgctaacactgagtggtgtatatttgtatacatagtggtgtaaaTCGCACGGAAAGGCGCGGACACATTTAagcaaatttatatatatataaacatgacCATCTAAACATGACCTTCTATTTAGATGTGAACCACTATTTCCATGATGAAGGAATGTACCATAagtactacatgaatgcacaattACTCCACATCTGCGATTATTATACGAATGCACTACACATACTACATTAATGCACCGAAACTATTATATGAATGCATCAAAATTACTACACAAATGTACTGCACACATCGGCTTGCGTCCTCCAAACATGCTATGAGTAGttgttgtgcattcatgtagaaCTTATTGTGTATTCCTTCAGAAGTTCGCAGGTTTGCATGGAAAGTTTGATTCTGATATGTACACAACTATATGcgtgtgtatacacacacacatcagTACTCACTTTTTACGTGGAAATATGTTTAgttcaagtaaaaaaaaatttattattttgttttttgaatttgTTGGATGTGTTGCCTTCAACATAATAAGAATTTTACTAATTAAACAATTTCAACTAAATTAGtcgaatatttaatttgataatcacaatGTTATAAATTTGACTCTTCGTAAGAGTTGGCTCATTAACTCTTAATTCTTTGCTTAGTTACATATAGTACTAAAGTTACAAGACATATTTCACCTAAAACATAtttcaaataatgaaaaatgttaccttgcattttattgatttttcacCAAAAGAATGTACTGCCACCGGTCATCACTTTCCTGAATCCTGAAGTGTTCTCAAGAATAGCACGAGCTATGGGGTCTCGGCTGATTGAATGTGATCACCCATATGATTGATTCTCTATTTTCCATGTGCAAGTTATCATTGTCATTAGAATACAATACAACAGCATATTGAAGAtgaaaaaggtttttttttttttttttttttttaaccaacgAGTAGATTtaagaataattattttatttatttaacaaaatGATGATAGGAGCATGAGCTTGTAGTAAATTATACTTTGGACCATGTccattagagcatccttatcaatgaagTTTTTTCACGATTATTgaggaatttttgtaagtgtgattaggaaagagaatgggatgaaaaataaatgaataaatatgatttataaaaaaaataataaaaataataaaaaaaagtgtcaGGCGCGCGTGCACCCCGCGCGCCCGCATGGGCGGCTGCTGTGCACCATACGCGCACAGCAGCCAATGATAATAAATGCATGCTCTGCTAATTTACTGTACCATGAACCGGTTATAGCAGCTGAACCCAAATCTTTCTCTTTCCTCTTCTCTTTCCATCCATGTGGCAAATTTCTGACATTATCCTCTCAAATATGCATTGATAATGTTACTCTTATACAAATGATCGGATCCTAGTTTAGATTATATacttacaattaatatattatatgttcatacataaatttaataatacataGTATGTTAACTGTAATTATATAATCTGGATAAGTTTTCGTAATGTGCATGATGGACCTGCTTCAGAGATGATATTAACTATTTTTAACCAATACCATGACGGCATGACTTAGATAAGGTCATTGGGCCAAGTCTTCACTAAATTTTGTTTGCATTAGTGGCGTGGCGTAGCATTCACTGATCCCTTTGTCTCACAAAGCGTACGACACATGGAaatttacatatatttcctcAATATTCGCTTCTGATCTATTGATTTGTATGTCCGGGCTAATTAAATTGGT encodes:
- the LOC116028496 gene encoding sialidase-like, translating into MNRSFRNSTIGGGKNFPLPSQHRRGFSLNGASNKESFDDPLDLFSKGRRSISAASSDESDVSVKLGRLSLGSAMVGKNGLEDLFSSSDEGKHDYDWLLTPPGTPLVPSSNGNESQPAQVAPTPRGRPLGRSVSAAKASRLSVSQSENSHPVRPTRSNSVTRQSISSSQYNTYSNKSSNILNTSSSSVSSYIRPSTPTNHSSSSARSSTPTNHSSSSARSSTRSSSSARPSTPTSHPTLSRPSTPSRTQPSISTASRPSQNSRPSTPSSRPQISAPLSSPAPRSISRPSTPTRRNSMPSISPASSVRSVSNGRTVASRPSSPGRAVASVSRPSSPGRTAGPVSRPSSPGPPVRRTPQPIVPPDFSLETPSNLRTSLPDRPLSAGRSRPGAPASVKGGMETPNGGNLQRRHSSPIVSRGRLTEPSGRGQVLANGHVTDASDSGRASRTSQLPLRKPVRTHTDSAGFGGTISKKSLDMAIRHMDIRNGANGVRPVSGSTLFPHSIRSNGAKSQQNHGYGSSSPASLSGSMNYSNSGCILEKGNYFSRSASEEDRYQRPSARVTDVDIYESSRYDMLLLKEDAKNTSWLHSIDDKSDAMFENGFEQLPEPFDPLI